Proteins from one Listeria innocua genomic window:
- a CDS encoding ribonuclease YeeF family protein (This protein contains a domain related to Tuberculosis Necrotizing Toxin, which is the C-terminal effector domain of outer membrane channel protein CpnT, and which has a lethal NAD+-glycohydrolase activity.) encodes MKEVNYREDDWREAKSALAPFAAANWVGGLFNNLEKVSKNMEEAEEDIQELDSDRAISFQHTNYRGKYSAIEDDLMVLYKFSCHAGEKMETLVDQPFYEKLDAFVDGMQDLSISTYSTTNRIGAKSKQTYMSSYGNQPQVIESVKDNATIEDLLNGDNFYANQMQLQYRDWQRANPNQDVSKKDFQMGMLHSRAFEYKSIKDEQQEKEFWVNIVATVVIVGVSIFCPPAGLALAVGYGSLEAGSAISGKDWVSGRELSTEERALRGGLALLDIVPGVKALSTGAKAASAGSKLVRVGDNILVGSKNVGKGTIDNGIQAGKQAMDLRLANAKKVSEAVQKKLTKDLDDISTMAKTIQNKTKETFTLPPREQIAFAGGGSIPEQSAAGAASIAAKKKLKDIMQNMDNLNVKGGGKAGIIEGAENSGKYLDDIEIPDNMKKWDYPPSKELFKKYEEVYKNPKYYNQETGAINWPPNNGFIGETHERLANVGEFFDRYGEPSGEFLAKSGFSFEERALAPHSETSIYYKYRVEKPFKIIEGETAPWFDQKGGATQLYGITEDGTVLSVEQLIDEEYLELVN; translated from the coding sequence ATGAAAGAAGTCAACTACCGAGAAGACGACTGGCGTGAAGCCAAAAGTGCCCTCGCCCCATTTGCCGCAGCGAATTGGGTAGGCGGTTTATTCAATAATTTAGAAAAAGTATCGAAAAATATGGAAGAAGCAGAAGAAGATATCCAAGAGTTGGACTCAGATCGCGCGATTTCGTTTCAACATACTAACTATCGCGGGAAGTACAGCGCCATCGAAGACGATTTGATGGTGTTATATAAGTTTAGTTGTCATGCAGGGGAAAAGATGGAAACCCTGGTAGACCAACCGTTTTATGAGAAGTTGGACGCGTTTGTGGATGGCATGCAAGATTTGAGTATTTCGACGTATTCTACCACCAACCGGATTGGTGCGAAGTCGAAACAAACGTACATGTCTTCTTACGGCAATCAGCCACAAGTAATTGAATCCGTGAAAGACAATGCGACGATCGAAGACTTACTAAACGGAGACAACTTCTACGCAAACCAAATGCAACTACAATATAGGGACTGGCAACGAGCGAATCCAAATCAAGATGTGAGTAAGAAAGACTTTCAAATGGGGATGTTACATAGCCGGGCATTTGAATATAAATCGATTAAAGATGAACAACAAGAGAAAGAGTTTTGGGTCAACATTGTGGCAACCGTGGTGATTGTGGGTGTCAGTATTTTCTGCCCACCTGCCGGCCTTGCCTTAGCCGTAGGATACGGGAGTTTAGAAGCTGGTTCGGCGATAAGTGGGAAGGACTGGGTATCTGGCCGAGAACTAAGTACGGAAGAACGGGCGCTCCGTGGCGGTTTAGCGCTGCTAGATATCGTTCCAGGTGTGAAAGCATTGAGCACAGGAGCGAAAGCTGCCAGTGCCGGCTCGAAACTTGTCCGCGTAGGCGATAATATTTTAGTAGGTAGCAAGAACGTCGGCAAAGGAACCATCGACAATGGCATTCAAGCAGGGAAACAAGCGATGGATCTCCGGTTGGCCAATGCGAAAAAAGTCAGCGAAGCCGTCCAAAAGAAACTCACCAAAGACCTCGACGATATTAGCACGATGGCCAAGACCATCCAAAACAAAACCAAAGAAACCTTCACGCTTCCACCGCGTGAGCAAATCGCCTTTGCGGGAGGAGGCAGTATCCCGGAACAAAGTGCCGCTGGAGCCGCCTCCATAGCTGCGAAGAAAAAGCTGAAAGATATTATGCAAAACATGGATAATTTGAATGTGAAGGGCGGCGGTAAAGCTGGTATAATTGAGGGTGCAGAAAATAGTGGAAAATATCTAGATGATATTGAAATTCCTGATAATATGAAAAAGTGGGATTATCCTCCAAGTAAAGAGTTGTTTAAAAAATATGAAGAAGTATATAAGAATCCGAAGTATTATAATCAGGAAACTGGAGCGATTAATTGGCCTCCAAATAACGGTTTTATAGGAGAAACGCATGAAAGACTTGCGAATGTGGGAGAATTTTTTGATAGATATGGAGAGCCTAGTGGGGAATTTTTAGCAAAGTCAGGCTTTTCGTTTGAGGAACGCGCTCTAGCTCCACATAGTGAAACCTCTATTTACTATAAATATAGAGTAGAAAAACCATTCAAAATTATAGAAGGAGAAACAGCTCCTTGGTTTGATCAAAAAGGAGGAGCAACACAACTTTATGGGATAACTGAGGATGGTACTGTATTATCTGTAGAGCAATTAATAGATGAAGAATATTTAGAATTAGTTAATTAG
- a CDS encoding Imm59 family immunity protein: MDYNLKEYKKILEEDIYLRGYQELRYAIFEGEKNNRQEYQVRIEKNEAKFEVYMTADRASVMGKHEFNNVFDAMDKFLNIMQSRILSNRRRVKDGEPPEYSCPLWDN, translated from the coding sequence ATGGATTATAATTTAAAAGAATATAAAAAAATTTTAGAAGAAGATATTTATTTACGGGGTTATCAAGAATTAAGATACGCTATATTCGAAGGTGAGAAAAATAATCGACAAGAATATCAAGTTAGAATTGAGAAGAATGAAGCTAAATTTGAAGTTTATATGACAGCTGATAGAGCTAGTGTAATGGGGAAACATGAGTTTAATAATGTTTTTGATGCTATGGATAAATTTTTAAATATTATGCAAAGTAGGATTTTATCGAATCGTCGAAGAGTGAAAGACGGGGAACCACCAGAATACTCCTGTCCGTTATGGGATAATTAA
- a CDS encoding Imm59 family immunity protein, with amino-acid sequence MSYDLMEYKKILEEDIYLLGYQELRYAIFEGEKNNRQEYQVRIEKNEAKFEVYMTADRASVMGKYEFEDIFQAFNQFLNIMQLTVLSNRRRVKDGEPPEYPCPLWEK; translated from the coding sequence ATGAGTTATGATTTAATGGAATATAAAAAAATTTTAGAAGAAGATATTTATTTACTGGGTTATCAAGAATTAAGATACGCTATATTCGAAGGTGAGAAAAATAATCGACAAGAATATCAAGTTAGAATTGAAAAGAATGAAGCTAAATTTGAAGTTTACATGACAGCTGATAGAGCTAGTGTAATGGGGAAATATGAATTTGAGGATATTTTCCAAGCATTTAACCAATTTTTAAATATTATGCAACTTACAGTCTTGTCAAATCGTCGAAGAGTAAAAGACGGGGAACCGCCAGAATACCCCTGTCCATTATGGGAGAAGTGA
- a CDS encoding isocitrate lyase/PEP mutase family protein — translation MTKNFKKLKSLHELPAPLTLYNCWDVASARAIQQGGASVIATSSYAIAESLGVVDGEHLTFDEMFSVISRIAENVSLPLTVDIETGYARNLEELAQNVERLLAIDVCGVNVEDQLIGAANPGLCSTEAQCDKIKTIKETAAKMSREIFINARTDVFFQGRDETVDLVGEAINRAKAYKEAGADAIFIPGLLSPKLIRAFVEKSPLPVNIMMMDGMLSVEELQKIGVKRISYGPFSFFQANLAIQQEVERIFEGGKVL, via the coding sequence ATGACAAAAAACTTTAAAAAACTAAAATCCCTACACGAACTCCCCGCCCCACTAACCCTCTACAACTGCTGGGACGTCGCTTCCGCCAGAGCAATTCAACAAGGAGGAGCATCAGTAATAGCGACAAGCAGTTATGCAATTGCAGAGTCACTCGGCGTAGTGGACGGGGAGCATTTAACTTTTGACGAGATGTTTTCAGTTATTTCGCGCATTGCCGAGAATGTGAGTTTGCCGCTGACGGTGGATATAGAGACTGGATATGCAAGAAATTTGGAGGAACTGGCTCAGAATGTGGAGCGGTTGCTGGCGATTGATGTTTGTGGCGTGAACGTGGAAGATCAGCTTATTGGTGCTGCAAATCCGGGGTTATGCAGTACTGAGGCGCAATGTGATAAAATCAAGACAATCAAAGAAACGGCGGCGAAAATGAGCAGGGAAATTTTCATCAATGCGCGTACAGATGTCTTTTTCCAAGGGCGAGATGAGACGGTAGACTTGGTGGGAGAAGCGATTAACAGGGCAAAGGCATACAAGGAGGCTGGGGCGGATGCTATTTTTATCCCGGGTCTGTTATCACCAAAATTAATTCGCGCATTTGTTGAGAAATCACCACTTCCAGTCAATATTATGATGATGGATGGGATGCTCTCAGTCGAGGAATTACAAAAAATCGGTGTGAAAAGAATCAGTTATGGACCGTTTAGTTTTTTTCAGGCTAATTTAGCGATTCAGCAGGAAGTTGAGCGTATTTTCGAAGGAGGGAAAGTCTTGTGA
- a CDS encoding bifunctional transcriptional activator/DNA repair enzyme AdaA, whose amino-acid sequence MITNQRDIDKYYDMLVEKNSNYEGVFFVGVKTTGILCRPTCPAKKPLKENCEFFSTAKEALLASYRPCKRCEPLSNPTKLSPAVKLLVDAIEKNPEKKWTDKDFDELSISANTARRQFKKQFGMTFIEYARSRRLGLAFKHIRSGDSIINAQLDSGYESGNGFRDAFSKTMGDVPHKSKDITILYSAWIETKLGSMLAISDDDKLLLLEFVDRKGLETEIKKLRMRLKAAISPEKTAVIKQMEEELGRYFDGELVDFETPIRYIGSEFQQSVWNELRRIPVGETISYKRLAEKLGRPTASRAVARANGANQLSIIVPCHRVINTNGALGGYGGGLARKEWLIKHEKMVPK is encoded by the coding sequence GTGATAACGAATCAGCGGGATATTGATAAATATTACGATATGTTAGTGGAGAAAAATTCGAATTATGAAGGCGTATTTTTTGTCGGAGTGAAAACGACGGGAATACTTTGTCGTCCAACGTGTCCGGCGAAGAAACCTTTAAAAGAAAATTGTGAGTTTTTCAGTACAGCCAAGGAGGCGTTACTTGCATCTTACCGGCCTTGCAAGCGTTGTGAACCGCTCTCCAATCCGACGAAATTGTCTCCAGCTGTGAAGTTACTTGTCGATGCAATTGAGAAAAATCCGGAGAAAAAATGGACTGATAAAGATTTTGATGAATTATCCATTAGTGCAAATACGGCGCGGCGCCAGTTTAAGAAGCAGTTTGGAATGACTTTTATTGAGTACGCGCGTTCGCGGCGGCTTGGACTTGCTTTTAAGCATATTCGGAGCGGGGATTCGATTATTAATGCGCAACTTGATAGTGGTTATGAGTCTGGTAATGGGTTCCGAGATGCTTTTTCAAAAACGATGGGAGATGTTCCTCATAAATCAAAAGATATAACGATTCTGTACTCTGCTTGGATTGAAACTAAGCTAGGATCAATGTTGGCAATTTCCGATGATGATAAATTACTTCTGCTAGAATTTGTTGATCGGAAAGGATTAGAAACTGAAATAAAAAAGCTGCGAATGCGATTGAAAGCAGCAATTTCCCCTGAAAAAACAGCGGTAATTAAGCAAATGGAAGAAGAATTAGGGAGATATTTCGATGGCGAGCTAGTTGATTTTGAGACACCAATTCGTTATATTGGCTCTGAATTTCAACAAAGTGTTTGGAATGAACTGCGACGAATTCCGGTAGGTGAAACGATTTCGTACAAAAGGTTGGCAGAAAAACTAGGGCGACCAACAGCGAGTCGAGCTGTGGCAAGAGCAAATGGGGCTAACCAATTATCCATCATCGTCCCGTGCCATCGTGTAATCAATACTAACGGAGCATTAGGAGGTTACGGCGGCGGTCTTGCCCGAAAAGAATGGCTAATTAAACATGAAAAGATGGTTCCAAAGTAA
- a CDS encoding pentapeptide repeat-containing protein, which yields MKKITAPRIPDGDLTVYPNDTYFIEDIGEVSEQIFRKTTLTGEIFEHFHLETIIFDGCVFDSVSLVSANLTDVVFKNCDLSNLDLMGAVIHRVRFENCKLIGVNFSDATLRNCVFVDCYADYVAFRYANLKWVAFEAGAYTNSDFSGAQLVDTYLERLDLNKAQFLNCALNGIDLSSCIFESITAMPQDLKGVSIDFSHAPALMPLFGIRVK from the coding sequence ATGAAAAAAATTACTGCGCCGCGGATTCCTGATGGGGATTTGACGGTTTATCCGAATGATACATATTTTATTGAAGATATTGGAGAAGTTAGTGAGCAAATCTTTAGAAAAACGACGCTAACTGGGGAAATTTTCGAGCATTTTCATTTAGAAACGATTATTTTTGATGGTTGTGTTTTTGATTCGGTTTCTCTTGTAAGTGCGAATTTGACTGATGTCGTATTTAAAAATTGCGATTTGTCGAATTTAGATTTAATGGGCGCCGTTATTCATCGGGTACGTTTTGAAAATTGTAAATTAATTGGTGTGAATTTCAGTGATGCTACACTTAGAAATTGCGTTTTTGTTGATTGTTATGCGGATTATGTTGCCTTTCGCTATGCTAACTTGAAATGGGTGGCATTTGAGGCGGGCGCGTATACGAATAGCGATTTTAGCGGGGCTCAACTGGTCGACACCTATTTGGAACGACTTGACTTGAATAAAGCACAGTTTTTGAATTGTGCGCTAAATGGGATTGATCTTAGTTCTTGCATTTTTGAGTCGATTACTGCGATGCCGCAAGATTTGAAGGGTGTGAGCATTGATTTTTCTCATGCTCCTGCCTTGATGCCGTTGTTTGGAATACGGGTTAAATAA
- a CDS encoding 2-hydroxyacid dehydrogenase family protein yields the protein MTASVFVAGKLLPETMEALDKWDVKTYKGKENITESELIKNVTDVEAIICPLSSPITAKVLESAKNLKIVANIGAGFDNIDVKKAQELGIAVTNTPDVSTEATAELTLGLILDVARRISAGDRLCRETPEQFKGWAPTFFLGTELSGKTLGIIGLGRIGQAVAKRAAAFGMKIIYSGHHPKEAAKQWDAEFVSQDELLKRSDVVTIHAAYSPSLKHLLNETTLNTMKSSAFLINAARGPVVEESALINALEKGVIAGAALDVFEFEPKIGAELGKLENVVLTPHIGNATVETRTEMGRMAISNVEAVLAGKQPLHSVY from the coding sequence ATGACAGCAAGCGTATTTGTAGCAGGAAAATTACTACCAGAAACGATGGAAGCTCTAGATAAATGGGATGTAAAAACGTACAAAGGCAAAGAAAATATTACGGAGTCTGAGCTAATAAAAAACGTTACGGATGTGGAAGCAATCATTTGCCCACTTTCTTCACCAATTACAGCAAAAGTACTGGAATCTGCTAAAAATCTTAAAATCGTAGCGAATATTGGCGCTGGTTTTGACAATATTGATGTAAAAAAAGCGCAAGAGCTGGGCATCGCGGTAACTAACACACCGGATGTATCCACGGAAGCGACAGCGGAATTAACTCTCGGATTGATTTTAGATGTGGCGCGAAGAATTTCAGCAGGTGACCGTTTATGTCGTGAAACACCTGAGCAATTTAAAGGGTGGGCGCCGACATTCTTTTTAGGTACGGAATTAAGCGGTAAGACTCTAGGAATTATAGGTTTAGGGAGAATCGGTCAGGCTGTTGCAAAACGCGCGGCTGCTTTTGGAATGAAAATCATTTATTCTGGGCACCACCCGAAAGAAGCAGCGAAACAGTGGGATGCGGAGTTTGTAAGTCAGGATGAACTATTAAAGCGCAGCGATGTTGTGACGATTCACGCAGCATATAGTCCGAGCTTGAAACATTTACTCAATGAAACTACACTAAATACAATGAAGTCGAGTGCTTTTTTAATCAATGCGGCTCGCGGTCCTGTTGTAGAAGAATCTGCATTAATTAATGCGCTCGAAAAAGGTGTTATTGCTGGTGCTGCGCTTGATGTATTTGAATTTGAACCTAAAATTGGAGCTGAACTAGGCAAACTAGAAAATGTCGTTTTAACACCACATATCGGTAATGCGACCGTAGAAACACGCACAGAAATGGGTCGAATGGCCATTTCGAACGTTGAAGCAGTTTTAGCAGGAAAACAACCATTACATTCCGTTTACTAA
- a CDS encoding Crp/Fnr family transcriptional regulator, with product MKYIEYHDYIKRDAIIYAYLLDNFSYVCKQIKAWESITIDREHVLLVKSGTLIEESDGKKKGIVRCFFQKNLIFPTRNPVVLKALETSEICLISAEGVFGKLEEDQILSNFFLQIAEKNEQDLKRQALLGIENSKNKVVSTLNFLLENNLSNTTLPVFPEWLQINILAKLANCSISTISSTVNELHNKGMLDIKSSPWKLKGREMRLEYFERDVQKVAD from the coding sequence ATGAAGTATATTGAATACCATGATTACATTAAAAGAGATGCGATTATTTACGCTTATTTACTTGATAACTTTTCTTATGTTTGCAAGCAAATTAAAGCATGGGAAAGCATTACGATAGATAGAGAACACGTATTGTTAGTAAAAAGCGGAACATTAATTGAAGAAAGTGATGGAAAGAAAAAAGGAATCGTTCGCTGCTTCTTTCAAAAAAATCTCATTTTCCCAACTAGAAATCCAGTGGTATTAAAAGCTCTAGAAACTTCTGAAATTTGTTTAATAAGTGCAGAAGGTGTATTTGGAAAGTTGGAAGAAGATCAAATTTTATCAAACTTCTTCTTACAAATAGCAGAAAAAAATGAACAAGATTTAAAGAGGCAAGCGTTACTTGGTATTGAAAACTCGAAAAATAAAGTTGTCTCTACTCTCAATTTTTTATTAGAAAATAACTTATCTAATACCACATTACCAGTTTTCCCAGAATGGCTTCAAATAAATATTCTGGCCAAATTAGCAAACTGCTCCATTTCCACGATATCTTCTACTGTAAATGAATTACACAACAAAGGAATGCTGGATATTAAATCTTCTCCATGGAAACTTAAAGGACGCGAAATGAGACTTGAATACTTTGAACGAGATGTTCAAAAAGTAGCGGATTAA
- a CDS encoding ATP synthase F0 subunit C (Produces ATP from ADP in the presence of a proton gradient across the membrane. Subunit C is part of the membrane proton channel F0) gives MDLVVACSVIGAALAIGLATLGAAIGQGIAVSRATEIIGKNPNAKKEVMGGLFLGLLMIVALMLFALAIAVILLWVNPFI, from the coding sequence ATGGATTTAGTAGTTGCATGTAGCGTAATTGGCGCCGCACTGGCAATTGGGCTTGCGACTTTAGGAGCTGCAATTGGACAGGGAATCGCGGTTAGTAGAGCAACAGAAATTATCGGAAAAAACCCGAATGCAAAAAAAGAAGTTATGGGAGGTCTCTTTTTGGGACTCCTGATGATAGTTGCATTAATGCTTTTTGCACTGGCAATTGCAGTCATCTTGCTTTGGGTTAACCCGTTCATATGA
- a CDS encoding F0F1 ATP synthase subunit delta, which yields MEKLIQTIVLYSIFGVGFLYLLYFTLQKLENILTSFFYEVSQDKSLEKESLLRRLKRQKVATNKEEQKNRQLAIEAEQKETIFLEEIDQLVARNRQYEQELQMWQNEKPKQIVEVPSIETTPHAPYKSLSSCVTEIMQKVFVESEEEEAQLFTEAIREFDALVRTEKIRLALPYKVLLRLFELHTSEELHAFTKSFEMFHERASKLSVKQIYQSSYLSPEQKLKVMREDGTLDELNHEFVEFLFYMLTHFSYRQTRGLYRNYLEVYNIHFYTGLIRVDVASEDAANHFDKLWQPTHTNYKIEYQVQKELIGGVIINYGTKSIDMSYQELIKRTTEKMEAEVRL from the coding sequence ATGGAAAAATTGATTCAAACAATAGTCCTTTACAGTATTTTTGGAGTGGGTTTCTTATATTTACTATATTTTACCTTGCAAAAACTGGAAAATATTTTAACTAGCTTTTTTTACGAAGTTAGCCAAGATAAGTCACTTGAAAAAGAAAGTTTATTACGTCGACTAAAAAGACAAAAGGTCGCTACAAACAAAGAAGAGCAGAAAAATAGGCAATTAGCTATTGAAGCTGAACAAAAAGAGACTATTTTTCTTGAAGAAATCGATCAGTTAGTTGCTCGAAATAGACAATACGAACAAGAATTACAAATGTGGCAAAACGAAAAACCTAAACAAATTGTTGAAGTTCCTAGTATTGAGACAACTCCACATGCACCATATAAATCACTAAGTAGCTGTGTTACTGAAATCATGCAAAAAGTATTTGTTGAATCAGAAGAAGAGGAAGCGCAATTATTTACAGAAGCAATTCGTGAATTTGATGCACTAGTACGGACCGAAAAAATCCGTCTGGCACTTCCATATAAAGTACTTTTACGTTTGTTCGAATTGCATACTTCAGAAGAGCTACATGCATTTACAAAGTCGTTCGAAATGTTCCATGAGCGTGCAAGTAAGCTTTCTGTTAAACAAATTTATCAAAGTAGTTACTTGTCGCCGGAACAAAAGCTTAAAGTTATGCGTGAAGACGGCACATTAGATGAATTAAATCATGAATTTGTTGAGTTCCTATTCTATATGTTGACACATTTCTCTTATCGTCAAACTCGTGGACTTTACAGAAATTATTTAGAGGTTTATAACATTCACTTTTATACAGGGCTTATTCGTGTAGATGTGGCTAGTGAAGATGCAGCAAATCATTTTGATAAGCTGTGGCAGCCAACCCATACAAACTATAAAATCGAATATCAAGTACAAAAAGAATTAATTGGTGGAGTTATTATCAATTATGGAACAAAGTCGATTGATATGAGCTATCAGGAACTAATCAAACGCACAACAGAAAAAATGGAAGCGGAAGTGAGACTTTGA
- a CDS encoding F0F1 ATP synthase subunit alpha: MKNIHFDINKYEAHVDLEYLKENGRVEKISDGVIFSSGLENAALHQAVTIDGRHRGVILELNEEFVGIGLIDKTNDILEGMSVSVTDHFIEVNLFEDMAGRIIDTTGKMLYDVSDEQPTASSPLFCVTPAIMTIDSVTRPLNTGLAVIDSITPIGRGQRQLILGNRQSGKTQIAVDTIINQHNQNVHCIYVAIGLKAAYIAEVIETLRKHGAMDYSTVVATAASDSLTAQYLTPYAGMAVAEALRDQGKDVLIIFDDLTKHADAYRAITLLFNRPPGREAYPGDSFYIHSSLLERAVQMNQDHGGGSITAIPMIETLSDDVTAYIPTNVISITDGQLFLKSDLFNRGQKPAVDVGVSVSRIGGDAQHPIIRKLSKNLTLILSQYEELKELLDFGNALDDGSMKMVTDGRMLTELFKQNILSPLSVTELITILYAFQNGFLTKMAPANVQSFKGLLLEKAHAHQKFEEFSNQIEEISELNESHVKMLEEIIQEAGRPFS, encoded by the coding sequence TTGAAAAATATTCATTTTGATATAAACAAATACGAAGCCCATGTGGACTTGGAATATTTAAAAGAAAATGGCAGGGTTGAGAAAATCTCTGATGGTGTAATTTTTTCTTCAGGATTAGAAAATGCGGCACTCCACCAAGCCGTTACAATCGATGGCAGACATCGCGGCGTAATCCTAGAACTAAATGAAGAATTTGTTGGTATCGGCTTAATTGATAAAACAAATGACATTTTAGAAGGAATGAGTGTTTCTGTTACAGATCATTTTATAGAAGTAAATCTTTTTGAAGATATGGCTGGCCGTATTATTGATACTACAGGGAAAATGCTATACGACGTAAGCGATGAACAGCCAACTGCTAGCAGCCCGCTATTCTGTGTAACGCCAGCGATTATGACTATTGATAGTGTAACGCGTCCGCTCAATACAGGACTTGCGGTTATTGATTCGATAACACCGATTGGTCGAGGTCAGCGTCAGTTAATCCTTGGAAATCGCCAATCAGGAAAAACGCAGATTGCTGTAGATACAATAATTAATCAACACAATCAAAATGTGCACTGTATTTACGTAGCAATTGGGTTAAAAGCAGCCTATATTGCAGAGGTTATTGAAACCCTTCGTAAGCATGGCGCAATGGATTATTCCACAGTAGTAGCGACAGCAGCAAGTGATTCTCTTACTGCACAGTATTTAACTCCTTATGCTGGAATGGCCGTTGCAGAAGCGCTACGTGATCAAGGAAAAGACGTTTTAATTATTTTTGATGATTTAACTAAACATGCGGATGCTTATCGAGCGATTACGTTGCTCTTTAATCGTCCACCAGGAAGAGAAGCATATCCTGGAGATAGTTTTTATATTCACTCGAGTCTCTTAGAACGAGCGGTACAAATGAATCAGGATCATGGCGGCGGCTCAATCACAGCTATTCCAATGATTGAAACACTATCGGATGACGTAACAGCGTATATTCCAACAAACGTTATTTCTATCACAGATGGTCAGTTATTCTTAAAATCCGATTTGTTCAACCGTGGTCAAAAACCTGCAGTGGATGTCGGGGTATCAGTTTCCAGAATCGGTGGAGACGCGCAACATCCAATTATTCGTAAACTTAGTAAGAATTTAACGCTTATCCTTTCTCAGTACGAGGAATTAAAAGAATTACTTGATTTTGGTAATGCACTTGATGATGGAAGTATGAAAATGGTAACAGATGGCCGTATGCTAACAGAGTTATTTAAACAAAACATTTTGAGCCCACTATCTGTGACTGAATTAATCACCATTTTATATGCTTTCCAAAATGGCTTTTTAACAAAAATGGCGCCTGCTAATGTTCAATCGTTCAAAGGCTTGTTATTAGAAAAAGCTCATGCGCATCAGAAGTTTGAAGAATTCTCGAACCAAATAGAGGAAATTAGTGAACTGAATGAATCACACGTCAAAATGTTAGAAGAGATTATTCAGGAAGCGGGGAGGCCTTTCAGTTGA
- a CDS encoding FoF1 ATP synthase subunit gamma, with product MSSIDQARKKIKALNSTYKIVHVTELATLGKLSGLRTKAEAAVSYYETILKSLRWVRKTMYNGNNLQTTEEKNVTALAITSERGLCGAYNSEVFAEIDRLIETLGNQVTINWIVVGEQGHRYLTKLGQNISEYLQFSLENIDLETTTEVTADFIDQINKQEMDALYVIFTKYFNAVHSEAMCEKIYPDIPEGPEAETIEVDYVLDIETDDEQVEQLLLENYLCGLLYSMFRYSVASEYCMRRIAMKQAKDNIHKQHEEAVFDARKKALQQKTGELLDIISGAQTIRKEEE from the coding sequence TTGAGTAGCATAGATCAAGCGCGAAAAAAGATTAAAGCATTGAACTCAACTTATAAAATTGTCCACGTAACGGAATTAGCAACCCTTGGTAAACTTTCTGGACTACGGACAAAAGCCGAAGCAGCAGTTAGTTATTACGAAACTATCTTGAAAAGTTTGCGTTGGGTTAGAAAAACAATGTACAACGGTAATAATTTACAAACAACCGAAGAGAAGAACGTCACTGCCCTTGCAATTACATCTGAACGAGGACTATGCGGAGCCTACAACAGTGAAGTATTTGCTGAAATAGACCGGCTGATTGAAACACTTGGAAATCAAGTTACAATCAATTGGATCGTAGTGGGCGAACAAGGTCATCGCTATTTAACGAAACTAGGTCAGAATATTAGTGAATACTTGCAGTTCTCACTTGAAAATATTGATTTGGAAACAACTACAGAAGTAACAGCAGATTTTATTGACCAAATCAATAAACAAGAAATGGATGCTTTATACGTTATCTTCACGAAATACTTCAATGCAGTTCATTCAGAAGCAATGTGCGAAAAAATATATCCAGACATTCCTGAAGGACCAGAAGCAGAAACCATTGAAGTTGATTATGTGCTAGATATTGAGACAGATGATGAACAAGTAGAGCAATTGTTACTAGAAAATTATCTATGTGGTCTGCTTTATAGTATGTTTCGTTATTCGGTTGCAAGTGAGTACTGTATGCGCCGGATTGCGATGAAACAAGCAAAAGATAATATTCATAAACAGCATGAAGAAGCCGTTTTTGATGCTAGAAAAAAAGCATTGCAACAAAAAACAGGCGAGCTATTAGATATTATTAGTGGCGCACAGACGATCAGGAAGGAAGAAGAATAA